One stretch of Nicotiana tabacum cultivar K326 chromosome 18, ASM71507v2, whole genome shotgun sequence DNA includes these proteins:
- the LOC107807605 gene encoding protein indeterminate-domain 14-like, with amino-acid sequence MLDNSCSSPVGPSSSSEAFNNSAENSGVSNRRKRRPAGTPDPDAEVVSLSPKTLLESDRYICEICNQGFQRDQNLQMHRRRHKVPWKLVKRETPQVKKRVFVCPEPTCLHHDPCHALGDLVGIKKHFRRKHSNNKQWICEKCSKAYAVQSDYKAHLKTCGTRGHSCDCGRVFSRVESFIEHQDSCTVRRSSSTRPDLQPLQAGCSSRTASSTSPSSDTNFSSIAPNLPRLTIMPLPNNSDQHNEFPSSNNNDQQHNLELRLLPSSIACPSRTNDHENQAPHLKLSIGSSTRVVSKDHKELNLAMAEKAYAEEARRQAKRQIEFAELEFANAKRIRQQAQAEIERAQNLKEEATKRISSSILEITCHACKNKFQATDESSPAMSYMSSATTEAEGEH; translated from the exons ATGTTGGACAATTCTTGTTCTTCACCCGTTGGtccttcttcctcttctgaaGCTTTCAATAATTCTGCAGAAAATTCTGGGGTTTCTAATAGAAGGAAAAGACGACCTGCTGGTACTCCAG ATCCAGATGCAGAAGTGGTTTCGCTTTCACCCAAGACTCTGTTGGAATCAGATAGGTATATATGTGAGATCTGTAACCAAGGTTTTCAAAGGGACCAAAACCTTCAGATGCACAGGAGAAGGCACAAGGTGCCATGGAAGTTAGTGAAGAGAGAGACACCACAAGTTAAGAAAAGAGTATTTGTATGTCCTGAGCCTACTTGTTTGCACCATGATCCATGTCATGCTCTTGGAGATCTTGTTGGTATAAAGAAACATTTCAGGAGAAAACACAGTAATAATAAACAATGGATTTGTGAGAAATGTTCTAAAGCTTATGCTGTTCAGTCTGATTACAAAGCACATCTCAAGACTTGTGGTACTAGAGGCCATTCTTGTGACTGTGGCCGCGTATTTTCCAG GGTGGAGAGTTTTATTGAGCACCAAGATAGTTGTACTGTAAGGAGAAGTAGTAGTACTAGGCCAGATTTGCAACCATTGCAAGCTGGTTGTTCATCAAGAACTGCTTCAAGCACTAGCCCTTCAAGTGATACAAATTTCAGCAGCATTGCCCCTAATTTACCAAGATTAACAATAATGCCTTTGCCTAATAATTCTGATCAGCACAATGAATTCCCTAGTAGTAATAATAATGATCAGCAGCATAATTTGGAACTTCGCCTATTACCATCTTCAATTGCATGTCCATCAAGAACTAATGAtcatgaaaatcaagcaccccaTTTGAAATTGTCAATTGGATCATCTACTAGAGTGGTGTCAAAAGATCATAAGGAACTGAATTTGGCTATGGCTGAAAAGGCTTATGCTGAGGAAGCAAGAAGACAAGCAAAGAGACAAATTGAATTTGCTGAGTTGGAATTTGCTAATGCAAAGAGAATCAGACAACAAGCACAAGCTGAAATTGAAAGAGCTCAAAATTTGAAAGAGGAAGCTACAAAGAGAATAAGCTCTTCAATATTGGAAATCACTTGTCATGCTTGCAAGAATAAGTTTCAAGCAACTGATGAGTCTTCTCCAGCTATGAGTTACATGTCTTCTGCAACAACAGAAGCTGAAGGAGAGCATTAA